The window TCTAATCAGGCAACTTTCTCAGAATGAAACTGAACTCATGGTAATTTggcataaaagggaaaatgacCTACACACTCCTTAGCAATAATGAcggcaggaggaaaagaagcatGGGCCAAGGAAGATGGAAGCCAGCTTACTGTCAGCATCAGTATGAATGGCTTCCACGAAGAGGGCATCCCCAGGATCCAGGCGTTCCTCGGGGCTGGCTCTGGTGTACTTAGGGCCTGCAGGATCCAGGCCTGTAACAAAATCAAACACCTCAACAAGTGGTCTTCAGCCTCTCTCTTTCTTATTTCTGGATCAGTTATTTTatccaaaactttaaaaatgttgctAGGCAGAAGTGATAAATTATTCCCAGGTCACACTGATTATGGTCCAGAATGGTTTCTGCTCTCGCTAACTTCCACTACAGCTTCCTTACCTTGTCCTCCACTGTTCCATTCCCCTTTAGCAGTTCTGTACCTCAAGTTTCTAGGCTGTAAAGCCATGACTGAGCTTCAAACACCTCTGACAGGGTGGGTGCAGAGTGTCTTTTGGATTTTTGGTGAAAAAGAATCAAACTTGTAACACCTTTCCTAATTGTTCTGTCAGCTGTATTAGCACTACAGTCTGAGAAACATCACTGAAGATCATCAGTTAGGTGATGAATTCAGCATCCCAGGCATTAACCAATCCAAGCATTAGAAAGGTTTGATACTATCaaacatctttaaaacaaagaggCTTCTGAGCCCTCTCCCcacaaataaaatcaagtccTTAAGCAGCCATCTACATTTTTGCCTAAAACTTGCTTGCTTCTAGACCAGCTTCTGGGGAGTCAaaggaatacagaaaattatCCTTGGCAATACCAAAGAACAAGTTaaatatctttttgttttgttctggcTGATGGTTATCCTGTTCAGTTTTCGTAGAAAATTAAtcccagatttttatttttttttcatcctcagGCAATTACAATACTTGGCTCCATATGCCACATAGCCTCAGAGCTGGCCAGTTTCACTGCCATGGACTCAGTCCCATTAATGCTCTACGGAGAAGGCAATATCAACATTATACAAACTGATGTGTTTGTATTTGTGAGGGGgtagggaaggaggaaaagggaaagaaggaaaaaaaaaattcctattctTTCTATAAATAAAAGCTAATAATGGGACAAGTGGTCAGAAGAAtttactggtttattttttcttctgtgttctttaATCTTGACACATACAAAAAGCCAAGAGGTTCCCACCCTACTTCTACAGATCAAGTTTTAGTTAAAGGCTTTAAAAGATACTGAAGTGTTACTCGGTATAGCTTACAGTTCTCCCTGAGGAGGGAGAAACACCTAATATGGGCAGCAGTCAATTCTAGCACAGCTCTGAGGCAAGCGCGTTTCTATCCTCTGTTCTCTATGCCTACCTCCTCCAAGCACAAGCTACGTAAACTCAATTGAGATGTACATCCTCAGCAGCTAAGAAAACTATTCACTGAAGCTATACTGTATGCAACTGAATTCCTTcaagctttttcatttcctctgcaaGTATTGAAACAAATTGCTCTTCAGCAATTTTGGATATGGGCTATTCATTCCAGTTCCtgtaccattttcttttctgcacagGGAGACATCCACAGGAACAGGCATGGGTTAAAGAAACTCactgcacaaaaataaagtcTGTGCTCTGATCTCAAAGACtctctctggttttgctccacAGCTCTTTATAGGTGATTGAAAACACTTCAGCAAATTACGGCTCTGGGATCACATTcttctgtgtgtgtatgcatgtgtgtgaggAGGCAGAAGATGGGATCAGACATATCTTGGGTATAATTCCACCTCTCTTCAGGCTCCTAAATCTGAACTGGAACCTACAATGCACAGTGTGCCTATGAAATCATAGAACAATCAGGAATGTAAGAAAAAGGGCTGTCTTCTAGCAGAGTTAAGCATTAATGGCATAAATAAACTTAGAGAGCTTTTACTACATGTAGACAACATAAAGGGGAAGAGTCTCTGACTCTGAAGTTAATTACCATGGTTTCCTGGGAAAGTGTCTGCTTCTGTTTATCTGAAGATGTTACTTATCATAAAATCCCGGTGCAGAAGAGTGGTTACACTAAGTCCCTCCTAATGTAAACTTTGACTCACAGCTTAAAAAAGGGCCTGGCGTGAAACTCAGCTCCTGTTAAGAAATGCCTGCATTTCATGCTGTGTGGGTAGCTGTGACACGTGAAGGCTAAACCAACATTTCTCTGGACTGCCCTGCTGTGTGCGCAGTGAGACCCTCCTTGAGGATACACCTCTGTGAGACAGACCAGCATGAGCTGGTCTCCCAGACCAGACTGGGCCTGCGGTCACTCTACTGAAGCCTTTATGTCTGTTCCTTCTTGGTGGCATTTTCCCTCCTATCAAAATGAATCTCCATCCCTGGGGATTCCCAGAACCTGACAAGACACTCggcaacctgatctaacttAGAAGGCAGCCCTGCTTGAgtcggggggggtggggtggacTAGAGACCTTCCAAGGTCCCATCTTACCTAAATCAATCTGTGACTCTAGTCACACTCCATACCTAAAGGCTGACAAGGTTCTGAATGAACCCAAGAGCTATAAATGCCATGATCAGCCTCTAACCATCTTTCTCGGTAATTCCCCCACTGCAGCCTCTTCCTCACACCCAGGAGTCAGGCTCTTTGTGTTTAAAGTCAGCTCTGATTTGGTACAACTGGGTGACCTTAAACCAGTCTACTGTGAAAAGAGCTGACTTGTGGGAGAGAAGAGCAAGAAGCCTTATCTGGGGCCTCCCAGCATTGGCTCAGGCTCTTGCCTTTGGTCCTTGCCTGAGCTGTGTTATAGGGATCCCATGCCTAGCCCCATGTCTTGCTGGTCCTGCTTTTATCTTGCTGATTTGACTTCCTGGGACCCTGAGCTTGCCTCATCACTACAGACTTGCCTGGCAATCACTGAACTGTGGATGACCCTGGTTCCTGTCACTggacctgctctgctcttcttgcCCAGACGCGGTATGACTGTGTCCCTTGTCAGTGAGGCCAGTGTCCCTGCCTACCTTGTTGTCACCTTTGGCTCTCGGCTCACtttttcctgcagagcagctcacTCTTGCTGCTCCCCCACAACAACATGCATTGTGGACTTTAATTTTAAGAACCACAGAGGTATACATGCTATAAAGTAGAAGCAAAGCATGTGGGTGTTGAGGGGTTTCATCAGCCATAAGGCCTCATATTCTTTTAAGCTGGTGCCATTTTGAAGAgtggagcagaggcagaaggaccCTTTTGCAAATACATGCATTCTTTTGGCGATGTGGAGGGGTCTGATGGCTGGAAAGGCATTGTCAGGCTCTTCTCATGCTAGGAAGAAGCCTGTAAGCTTGGATCTAATGAGTCCTTATGCAATTAAAAGATCACTGGTTGAAACCCCTTCCCTGCTATTTCATTCTCTCCCTTGAAGAGCAGGTGAGGACCCAAAACTCAGTTTTATGATACCTGTTATCCGTCCCAGCTGACCGCCATGGAAATGCCCCACCAGGCCCCCGACATGTGCACCAAGGCTTACCCCAATGATGTGGATGGTTGTCCCTGAGACTCCCAGGGCCTGCAGATTGATAACATAAATTAATGTTGCTGTAGCAGCCAGGTGAAATACCCTGCCCCAGCCCATGCAGCAGCTCTGTAACTCTTTTAATGTAGGATTGCTTTTGAGGTGTATGGTGGAGAACCAAATAGATGTGGGAATGAAAgccctttctgcttttcagagtcTTTCTTCAGGTCCACAGATGCAAACTCAACCCTAACCAGGTCGGTCAGATGCTCATAACTACATAGCCTGTAGCTTCTCTTTCCACAGCTTGCTTCAGACTGAATTTCCCCCTCTCAGCTGAGTGACCCGTGTTCACCATGTGAATAATCTTTTTCTCAGTAAAgcagaggaaattttttttcacttttatacCACCATTGTACTAACATCCTGATTAGTATTTTAAGATTATATTTTCAGAGATTAAGGATTTATCCATGGGCTGAACTGCCAGGTAAATCATAGCCACTTGGACATGATGTGAGATGATCCCATCCAAAGGAatccagctgcctgcaggctggTCTGCATGATGCAGTGCCATACAATGGGAGGGCATATGGTGCATGATAACGTGggggaaagatgaaaaattgtGACTGTGAAATGTATGAGGCCCTATCCTGGAGCAGTACTGAGGCTTATGAGAAGCCCAATATAGTCTTCTGTGGTGTAGTGATCCAGGAGAGGCTGCACAGAAAAAGTCCTTAAGTAGCTGGACTAGAGCTCAGCACAGACATGGAATGAGTGTTGGGGACACTGTCCAGCTCAGTCATTTGTTCACTGTGTGACCTACTCAGTAATGAGGGGTGACagtcctcccccccccccccagccccctaaTGACACAATGGCTCCAAGGGTTGCCATATTTCTGGGTCGAAATGTGTGACTGTGCACAACATGGTGCACACCCAGGAACTCCCACACTgcagcctggggctgcagcgcaaACATCACACTAAGGGTTTATGCACAGCAGGTTAACACAAAGATGTACTGCCCTTATTGCGTAAGTGtacagctgtgctgtgcatGAACAAACTGAGACACATCTGGGGATTTCCAGCTTCTAGGAAGTATATCTGACGaccaaagcaaatataaaatagcCTCAAATCCCAccctctccagctccctggACAAAATTTCCAGGTGGAAGAAGAAGGCTATCCAGTGAAGCATGGACCTGAGAAAACTGAAGGCATCCTTCAGGTTTTCCCTGGGCTGGAGAGGCAGCTGACAACTGGGATGTTTTCCCAGAAAAAGTCAAAactcaagagaaaaaacagtggCATGCTCAAGCCTGgactgagaggggaaaaataaatctctttagTGCTATACAGAGCTCACTGTAGAATAAAAAGCCCACTTGTCCAGCTCCTGGAGACAGCAGGTTGGGAGCAGTTCTCTGGATTGTTCACATGAATGATGTTCTTTGGCCATGTTCGCCCCCACTGGAAATACACAGTAACTTACCAGGAGCTTGCTGATGAATTGTGAGATGGAGAGGGCCAGCTGTGTGACATTTTCCACTGCGGAGGGATAGGCTCCTGTAGACCCATAAACCCAGTCTACTGCGATCACGTTCACCTGGCTTGTGTGCAGTATGGCATGGACAAGCCCTTCAATCCAGGAAGGTTTGGTACCCAAAGCCCTGTGGAGTCATCAGAAACATATTATCTTAGGTGTCTTCCAAAGTAGCGTATGTGCCAATATGCTGTTCACTGGTGCTGGAGCTCTACATGTCTAAAAGGAGGCTGCCAAACAGTTGCTAAAAGTTTTTTTCTGGTGCCAGACAGCCTGCACCTGACATTTCTTTGTGGTGGTGTAATTACACTTTCCAGAGTGCGCCGATTCagatattttaatgaataaGATAACATTTGCAGGGCTCAGGTTGAGATCTCAGACTTGCTGTGGTGCTTCAGTTAGCCACCACAGAGTCTATCTGGAGTAAGTGAGCTGACCAGGAACACCTAGATCCTATTCTGCTACCAGCTGGCAGGAAAGTCCTTGGTCAAATCACCTAGTCTTTCACTGCTACATTTCCTCATCTGTggataatttaaagaaaaaaaaaaatctataccCAAGAATTCAGGGAAAATGGAGGAGGCTGTGTTCTACCCACTTCCCCTAATACTACTTGGTGAGGGGTGTGCTATGTCACATGAGGGCAACAGCTGGTTTTCTGAAAAGACCCTGCAACATCTTCCATGGTTTCATCCTGGTCTTCTATGCACTTTCCCTTCAGGCTTTTGCACATCAAAACAGATAATGTTATAGGGTCACACCTGAAAAAATGGCACAGTAAAATAAGCTTGCAGAATGGtgacagcttaaaaaaacccgGCTCAAACCCCTACAGTTTCAAGAATAGAAGTATAACATGTCTGGCAGGCTCCTAAATGGCTGACTAATCCAGGCTGTTTATAAATCAGGACATGAGCTCCAAGAAGACAATTTAAAGGGGCAAGAATCTTAAAGAAAAGActtcttaaataaaaaggttgaaagaaggaaagaaaagggaagaggttATAGAGGACAGAGAGAATGAGCAAGAGAGCAAGTGAGAGCGAGAGAATGAGAGCAAGAAAGATGATTTCCTAACTTTTTTTAGGCTCCAACAAATGTGAAGCACATACAAAATCGGCAGCTGGTCACAAACTAAAAGGACTGCGAGTTGTGTTGCAATGAGGGTTGTCAGCAGCATTTTCCATGCCTCTGGCCCTGGCCCACCAACAGTCTCCCAAACAATTCCCAGGTCCGGTTTGGGGCTTAGCACTCCAGACTCTGTTCTTAGCACGTGTTTTGCACGCTGCCAGTCTGCTGGGGAGACTAAGGTCACACAAGCAGGAAGTTTCCATGCCAGCCGCACCCAGTGCTGGGAATGCCCTAGCAGTGTTTAATTTACCAGTAAAAACTTAGTCATGGTGCTTTTTTATCTCTCACCTGAAGCCATGGATTATGATCTTGGTTTCCAGGCTGCTGTTGAAGCTGGAGTTCTTGATGCTATTGTTAGCTAAAATCAGCTCGCCACAGCTGGGGCTTGAGGAGGTGAATAGAAGAAATTGGACCTTAAGTTTACTGCCCCGTAGGAAATGTGCTGTCTGGAAGTCAGTGCAGCGATGCCCTGGGAGTCTGTCTGTTTGCCCTGCAATGAGAGGGTGTGAATAGCATATttagtctgtgtgtgtgtgcaatgcaaaaaaaaacccctcattcTAATTCATTAGGAAAATGAAGGTTAGCAATCTTGCTTCTATTAATAAAGATTAAAAGGATAGAACATAAATTAAAATCAGCGTATTCTAGAAACTTCATCTGTCTGATAAAGTTGTTCCTGTCCTTTGATGGAATTCCAGCATTGGCTGGAAAAGATAACCATGGATGTCATGGTAGCTTTGACTTCCGAGAGTTGTTTTACTGAGTTGCAAATGACattctgttggggtttttttccacattggCCACACACGCCAGCTACTAAGTATATTTACGAGCTGGCTAttagatctttaaaaaaactggTTCCCGACAGGTGGTCACCACTGAATGAGGATATTTCTATTCAAATTCTGGTAGGCTTAGTAGAAGGTACAAGTCTTAATTGACAATTGTATCAAAAATCCAGAAATAAATATGAGAATGCTCATGATAAAATATGAGAATGCTGACGACAAAATGTGTCAATGATAATTTCCTGATTGACTCATTTACTGGATGAAAATGCTttatgggaaggaaaaggcagctaCTGGAAGGCACTTAGATctagacagtaaaaaaaaaaccccaccctcaAACCTGTAGCTAGtaaaaaaatgagcaaatttAGGCTAGAAAGCAAGCATGTAGGTTTAGCAGTATGTATGGCTAGCAGTATGTATAGCTAGTTTACCCACAGAAGACCTGGATTCTCCATCTTTGGTCATTTCAGAGGACTGGCTGCTATTTTGAAAGGCTTGTTGAAGGTAAATTGTTGGATCTACTGAAGGACTAATGGGGTGAAATTTATTAACTTGCAATGAGCAGGAAGCCAAATAATTGATTAAATGATTCCTTCTGGCCtaaaaaattttactttataaaCTGGCATAGTTGCATCCTGCTGCAATGACAATGCATGCACCTTCCCTTTTCTGGACTGGAGAAGTGAAACAGCCTGGAATCTGCATGTatgataaaatacaaaaatttaaaaaaaaaaaaatcacaatcaAACAACTAGCTTGCTAACTGCTGGCTGTTTCGATAGAAGATACTTTACAGTAGCTAGGCAGAACATGGCTTTCTTACAAAAAAGAGAGATTCAACATTCAGATTCCCCCTTGCGGGATGTGATTATCCCTCACTGTTGTTTATGTTGGTCTTCCTGTGTACTGAAGGCAAGAGGGAAAGAGATGTTCTCTGAGATCAGTTTGGAAGAAATGCAGCTCATGAGGCAGCTTAACTAGCAAGGGCACGTTGAGTGCAATCACGGTGCATGTCAGAAATGGCGTAAGATGAGGGGATTCTGAGTAAAGGTAAGACAGGAGGTGCACTGCTGTGAAGCTGCAGGTGATGTGGGACTGTAGTGATGATCATAAAAGCAGTTTCATTGACAGTacaattaaagaaagaaatggaagcgTGgtgtctgtttattttttctcagcTACTGCAGATTACACTTGCTAAGCTTTCAAAGCAGGACATGCCAGTGCCAGAGGCCAAGAGGTCCCTTTTCCGCTTCCTTACACTTCAGGCTAAACCCAGATCATTCTTTTAAATCAGGTTAGTAGAATTAAATCACTGAGACTGATTGAATCAAagcatgggagaaaaaaaggaccATTCTTGCACTACCCTTTCTCCTGGCATGTAACTAGATTAGAGCAAGGACCTCTTGACACATGGGTTGTTTAGGGAGAATTGAATTCAGATCCTTCTATGTAAAACCTTCAATCCCTTGCCAGGCGCTCATGCTTTTCTTACCTGCTTGTGCTGAGCTGAGCAGCAAGAGGACAGCAAAAACAATGAGCAGCTTTCTCTTCAGAGCCTCAACCATCTTCCTGTTAGTCCACTACAAGTACAAGGATTGTACAGGGGAAAaacagctgtggtgggttgCTCTATCAGCTTGACTCTGTTAATGATCAACCAGCTTGTgctcttttaggaaaaaaagggtaGGGGCAATTACCTCTGCTCTTATTTGACCATTAGCCAAAGTCTGTGTCAGCGGAGGGCTTCACTGACTTTTTGGTTAAAAAAGACGCCGACACCCCTTTCCTCCCTACCTCCCTTTCCTCAAGGCAAACTTCTGACTTCAGAAATCAGCTAGTGAAACCAGTCCAGCGACACAGTTATGGTACTTTATCCTAGCACTGTCTGCCAAATTCTGACTGGTGACACTGATTAGTCACAAGGCTTCACTATACGCTCATGCCAGGAAGATTCATACCAGCCTCACATCTGTGTATTTTCCTATTGCCATTGCTGTCTCTTTCCTGTATTTCTACTTTTGGTCAGATTCCTGTAACTGCCCAAAGAAAGCAAATCAATGGATTACTTCTGAAAAGTGAGGGGAAAGACAGGCTAAAATGTAACTGGTGGCCATATTGCTGTAATACACTCAGACTGTACATTTCTTAGGGTGGAAGCACTCTTCACTTTTACTTTGGAGACTGCATTTCAGTTACTACAGCAAATAAAAGGATGATCTCAGTAGTGCACCAGTATCATAAGCATGCAAATACTTAAAACAGatgtttgaataaaaaaaacttTACTGCTTTGGTGTAAACAGGTGGAGAAACATAAGTGCACAACCAAAAGTGTAAGCCGGAGTCTGTCATTCATGAGATGGCAGTACCATCCCCCTGGCTGTGTTAGACTTCCAGGTAAGGGCACACCTGTTTGCTAAGTCTCACTGGTGCGTGTTGGTCCTTCTTGCAGAAGAACAAGGCAGCTTTGCCCTTGACTGTGTTAAATGGCAAGTGTAAGGAGTGAAGGAGCATTCCCTGTCCAGGCACTATTCTACAGCTGCCTTATTTGaacaacaaaatgaagaaattgcTGCAGTCTGATCAGAAAGATGACCAAAGACCTTTCCAAAAGCATCagacattattttcctttacagtTATTGGCAATAGCAGTCATTTCCTTACTCCAGTTTGCTCCAGCCAAAGGCTCTGGGGAAGAGAGGCTGCTTTGGGCAGAaggtcttttttatttatttttttaatttattttatttatttccaagtCACTCCCGAGAAAAAATTTCCCCAGTTCTCTGCCTGGCCTGAAGGGTGGCTGAAGCCCTGCCCCATCTGCATCCTCCCAGAGACACATAAATACAGACACTCTGATCCTGCAACACTAGGCTCTGCGATCAAACTGGCTTGTTGTCAGAGAAGTATGTTCTTAGTGTCTCTTTGTCAACCCAATCAATTTTCCAAGATTGAAAGCTGCAATGTGAATAGCCAACTCCTGGCTTCCAGCCCACTATTCCTCTTGCTACCCGCAGCACTAGGCTCACCTTGATTCACGTATCATAAGATAAAAGCTTGTACACTGCAACGGGCCCACTCCTCCTTCATTACACCCACAAATTCCACTGATCTGGATAACCTCTGaatcaagaaagaaagaaagaaacctgtGAAATCATACCAATAGGCAGTGACATTTCCATACAAGCCTCCAGAACAACAGGAGAATTGTGACAATGACAGATTATTCTTAAACAAATTGGAGCACCTaaagaaaaccagcaaacacttctttccatttttttatttaaaattatggtAATAAGCTCTACACTTTGTAGCAGGATGCAACTGTTACTCTTTGCCAAGTTATGTGGAAATTTTGAAATGCCATCTAATATAAGGCAGGCACTGGTATTACAGCCTTAGGGTAAAAGAAACCTGCAGTCAAGCTGTGCAGATCTGATTTAGCTTTCCACGGCTCCGTGCAAAACATGTTGTTAAACGACATCCTGGTGTgctaaaaaaatatacatatatcttCATGACATTGAAAATTCTGTTTGTAGAGccgtttttttttctgtaatctcTTATTTAGTAATTCCAGGAAATTTTTGATTATATCAGCACACTGCAGTGGTCCCTCATGCAAACAGCGAAAGCCACACAGTTCCTCTGTGCTTAAAATGCTTTTACCAGTAAAACTATTTTGGTACGAAgggttttccttttcatttgtgaACTTAACTACTCAGTAACTACAGTTATATTAGTTCAGAAACTTAATGTTGGTGCCACTTGTTTTACTTCCCAATGGCAGTGATTATAATGGCAATGAGAACACTGTTGCAAAGACTTTCAAACCACATTAGATTTCTTTTAACAGTTCCTTACAGCGTACCAACATGCAGCACAGTGTGATTCACTTGAGGATGAGTTGGGgataatgaaagcaaacaaacttgATTTTATGCAcaaattcttttaattaaaaaaaaaaaaaattgcgcTGTCTGCACATTCAA of the Grus americana isolate bGruAme1 chromosome 1, bGruAme1.mat, whole genome shotgun sequence genome contains:
- the PLA1A gene encoding phospholipase A1 member A isoform X4: MVEALKRKLLIVFAVLLLLSSAQAGQTDRLPGHRCTDFQTAHFLRGSKLKVQFLLFTSSSPSCGELILANNSIKNSSFNSSLETKIIIHGFRALGTKPSWIEGLVHAILHTSQVNVIAVDWVYGSTGAYPSAVENVTQLALSISQFISKLLALGVSGTTIHIIGVSLGAHVGGLVGHFHGGQLGRITGLDPAGPKYTRASPEERLDPGDALFVEAIHTDADNFGIRIPVGHIDYFVNGGKDQPGCPRFISAGYKYLICDHMRAVHLYVSALNHSCPMVAFPCASHQDFLKGRCLDCVDPFLFSCPRIGLLEQAGVNMRKLPKEVEVFLMTSPSAPFCVHHSLVEFHLQKKRNIVTSIEITFCSNSTKDTAKITIRTMSCLPWNLTLPGNTDISYELPTACA